The following are encoded together in the Macrobrachium nipponense isolate FS-2020 chromosome 14, ASM1510439v2, whole genome shotgun sequence genome:
- the LOC135226257 gene encoding uncharacterized protein LOC135226257: protein MARKGESDEEALELINTPIGLQTINSPIAPQPVNSQVGPQLINCPHWPIAHQLPAMSHCSSTISHSSSTPSTVSQLINCPQCPTAHQLPYWPAAHQLLPPPPRLKAHQVPHCPTAHQLPPPASKAHQLPHCPHSSSTPLLASSSSTSPTPPVPKLINFPTVPQLIHFCISTQLINSPTVSHLIKLINFPHCPTAHQQPHLPTAHSLPQRHTAHQLPHSSSTPPQLINFPTAHQLPHSSSTPPQLINSPQLINSPTHSSTPTNGPQLINTTIYQQLIHFPIGTQLINVFMKFH from the coding sequence CTTATCAATACCCCAATTGGCCTGCAGACCATCAACTCTCCCATAGCCCCACAACCCGTCAACTCCCAAGTTGGCCCGCAGCTCATCAACTGCCCCCACTGGCCCATAGCTCACCAACTCCCCGCAATGTCTCACTGCTCATCAACAATATCCCACAGCTCATCAACTCCCTCTACTGTCTCACAGCTCATCAACTGCCCCCAATGTCCCACAGCTCATCAACTCCCCTATTGGCCAGCAGCTCATcaactcctcccccctcccccccgcctcaAAGCTCATCAAGTTCCCCACTGTCCCACAGCTCATCAACTCCCCCCCCCTGCCTCAAAAGCTCATCAACTTCCCCACTGTCCCCACAGCTCATCAACTCCTCTATTGGCCAGCAGCTCATCAACTTCCCCCACACCCCCTGTCCCAAAGCTCATCAACTTCCCCACTGTTCCACAGCTCATCCACTTCTGTATAAGCACACAGCTCATCAACTCCCCCACTGTCTCACACCTCATCAAGCTCATCAACTTCCCCCACTGTCCCACAGCTCATCAACAACCCCATTTGCCGACAGCTCATTCACTTCCGCAAAGGCACACAGCTCATCAACTCCCCCACAGCTCATCAACTCCCCCACAGCTCATCAACTTCCCCACAGCTCATCAACTCCCCCACAGCTCATCAACTCCCCCACAGCTCATCAACTCCCCACAGCTCATCAACTCGCCCACTCACAGCTCCACTCCCACCAATGGCCCACAGCTCATCAACACCACTATTTACCAACAACTCATCCACTTCCCCATAGGCACACAGCTCATCAACGTCTTCATGAAATTCCACTGA